In Agarivorans gilvus, one genomic interval encodes:
- a CDS encoding bifunctional acetate--CoA ligase family protein/GNAT family N-acetyltransferase, whose translation MSQRKLHELFSPKSIAVIGASNRALRSGNVVMKNLMSAGFNGPVMPVTPKYKAVLGVLAYASIEELPQRPDLAIICVNAARLPEVVEKLGQFGCKAAVITAGGLDIKAEGKTQDIASEILLLAQRYGMRILGPNSLGIMLPNIGLNASFAHANSQPGKIAFVSQSAAVCTTVLDWANNKGIGFSSFISLGDALDIDFGELLDYLARDAKTQVIMLYIDSVKDPQRFMSAARAASRNKAILVIKSGRSRLGAQAAALHTGGQVGNDAVYDAAFKRAGMLRVKDLHELFAAVETLTYANPLQGERLAIISNGGGPAVLAVDALLERGGKLAEFSEQTLNKLSQVLPSAWSGQNPLDIVGDADPARYAQALDIVAGSGEADALLLMHAPSALAGAEETAQALINVIKQDSRARRLNILTNWMGERAAYPGRLAFSKAGIPTYRTPEGAVGAFMHMVEFRRNQKLLSETPSSTDKTMVDQAARQILQQAIAKDVWVLETHDAKPLLQAYGLNTIETWFVRNVSEALACAEEIGYPVALKIQSPDILHKSDVHGVSLNINNAHQLEIAAESMLERVKQAYPQARVEGMILQRMALTAGAQELRVAVISDPVFGPAIFLGEGGSEWDETQDAAVALPPLNMSLARYLVISALKAEKIRDRRLPNGLKMDALCKMLTRLSSLIIDCPEIARLDLNPVLAAGDNIILLDVNMRLQDSDDKLGQRLAIRPYPRELEEYCEIKNGSRVLLRPILPEDEPNHLAFDSSLSEEDRYKRYFGARGQMTHEEMALLTQIDYAREMAFIAVDEKAEDDRAILGVVRATIDPDNIEAEFAMAVRSDLQGLGLGKHLLQKLIRYYQAMGTQSLTGMTMIQNRGMAGLAKHLGFRVKFELEDGVIEMHLDLQDKVESQA comes from the coding sequence ATGAGTCAACGTAAACTGCATGAGCTATTTTCGCCGAAGTCTATCGCGGTTATCGGGGCATCGAACCGTGCCTTGCGCTCGGGTAATGTGGTAATGAAAAACTTGATGAGTGCCGGCTTCAATGGTCCAGTCATGCCAGTTACGCCTAAATACAAAGCGGTATTGGGGGTGCTGGCCTATGCCAGTATAGAAGAGTTACCTCAACGACCAGACTTGGCCATTATTTGTGTTAACGCGGCACGCTTACCAGAGGTTGTTGAGAAGCTCGGTCAATTTGGCTGCAAGGCTGCGGTGATTACCGCTGGTGGCTTAGACATTAAAGCCGAAGGCAAAACGCAAGACATTGCCAGTGAGATTCTGTTGCTGGCGCAGCGTTATGGCATGCGAATTTTGGGGCCTAATAGCTTGGGGATTATGTTACCCAATATCGGTTTAAATGCCTCCTTTGCACATGCTAATAGCCAGCCTGGAAAAATTGCTTTTGTGTCTCAGTCGGCGGCGGTGTGCACCACGGTTCTAGATTGGGCAAATAATAAGGGTATCGGTTTTTCCTCTTTTATCTCCTTAGGTGATGCTCTAGATATTGATTTTGGCGAGTTACTCGATTATCTCGCTAGAGATGCCAAAACCCAGGTGATTATGTTGTATATCGACTCGGTTAAGGATCCGCAGCGTTTCATGTCGGCGGCCCGCGCAGCATCTCGTAACAAGGCTATTTTGGTGATTAAGTCTGGACGAAGTCGGCTGGGGGCGCAGGCGGCGGCTTTGCATACCGGTGGGCAAGTGGGCAACGATGCGGTTTATGATGCGGCCTTTAAGCGCGCAGGTATGTTAAGGGTTAAAGACTTACACGAGTTATTTGCAGCGGTAGAAACCCTTACCTATGCCAATCCCTTGCAGGGTGAGCGCTTAGCCATCATTAGTAATGGTGGTGGTCCTGCGGTGTTGGCGGTGGATGCCTTATTAGAGAGAGGCGGCAAGCTGGCTGAGTTTTCAGAGCAAACCCTAAACAAGTTGTCTCAAGTACTGCCCAGCGCCTGGTCTGGGCAAAACCCTTTAGATATTGTAGGTGATGCCGATCCCGCCCGGTATGCTCAGGCCTTAGATATTGTGGCGGGCAGTGGTGAAGCCGATGCTTTACTGTTAATGCATGCCCCCTCGGCCCTAGCTGGCGCTGAAGAAACCGCTCAAGCGCTGATCAATGTGATTAAACAAGATAGTCGCGCCCGTCGATTAAATATCTTAACCAATTGGATGGGTGAACGAGCCGCCTATCCCGGGCGTTTGGCTTTTAGTAAGGCGGGGATCCCCACTTATCGAACCCCAGAGGGGGCGGTAGGAGCGTTCATGCATATGGTAGAGTTTCGCCGTAACCAGAAGTTACTCTCAGAGACGCCCAGCAGTACCGACAAAACCATGGTTGACCAAGCGGCTAGGCAAATTTTGCAACAAGCCATCGCCAAGGATGTGTGGGTACTAGAAACTCATGACGCTAAACCCTTATTGCAAGCTTACGGTTTAAATACCATTGAAACTTGGTTTGTGCGCAATGTGAGTGAAGCGCTGGCATGCGCTGAAGAGATTGGTTATCCGGTGGCGCTAAAAATACAGTCTCCTGATATTTTGCATAAGTCTGATGTACATGGCGTCAGTTTGAATATTAATAATGCCCATCAGTTAGAAATTGCTGCGGAGTCTATGCTAGAAAGGGTGAAGCAGGCCTATCCTCAAGCCAGAGTAGAGGGCATGATATTGCAACGCATGGCCTTAACTGCTGGCGCGCAGGAATTGCGGGTGGCGGTGATTAGTGACCCGGTGTTTGGCCCAGCGATTTTCTTAGGCGAGGGCGGTTCAGAGTGGGATGAGACTCAGGATGCTGCGGTGGCGCTGCCGCCGCTGAACATGAGCCTAGCGCGTTATTTAGTGATTTCGGCGCTGAAAGCGGAAAAAATCAGAGACCGGCGGCTGCCCAACGGCTTAAAAATGGACGCCCTGTGTAAAATGCTGACCCGCTTATCGAGTTTGATCATCGATTGTCCAGAAATTGCACGTTTAGATCTTAATCCGGTATTGGCGGCGGGAGATAACATCATTTTGTTAGACGTGAATATGCGGCTGCAAGACAGTGATGACAAGTTAGGGCAACGTCTGGCTATTCGCCCTTACCCTAGGGAGTTAGAAGAATATTGTGAGATAAAAAACGGCTCACGAGTATTACTCAGACCGATCCTTCCCGAGGATGAACCCAACCATTTGGCCTTTGACTCTTCGTTAAGTGAGGAAGATCGCTATAAACGTTATTTTGGCGCACGCGGCCAAATGACCCATGAGGAAATGGCCTTACTCACGCAAATCGACTATGCCCGAGAAATGGCTTTTATTGCCGTTGATGAAAAGGCTGAGGATGACCGCGCTATTTTGGGTGTGGTGCGGGCCACCATTGACCCTGACAATATTGAAGCCGAATTTGCCATGGCGGTAAGGAGCGATTTACAAGGGCTAGGCTTGGGTAAACATCTGCTACAGAAGTTAATTCGTTATTATCAAGCCATGGGCACTCAGAGCCTAACGGGTATGACCATGATACAAAACCGCGGCATGGCGGGCTTGG